Proteins encoded in a region of the Acidobacteriota bacterium genome:
- a CDS encoding DUF1592 domain-containing protein: MTAVRLTAVCTAVCGAIVIANAEHLTGGRTAALTAADGKRLTMSAHASRSDVRVPATPDEVIQDYCVDCHNDVTKPSGLSFESFKVAATEANAAMAERMVRKLRAGMMPPPGTPPPDAASLAGLIGALETRLDAGALARPNPGSRTFPRLNRVEYARSIRELLDLDVDAGQWLPLDSMSANFDNIADEQMLSATLLEAFLNAASDISRMAVGDRNATKLDRTYANTSYASQHPWDHVEGAPFGTRGGLVVRHVFPADGEYVFEVNMTGGNNSRFEDIDISINGERAALVKYETQQAESADGRGGVPMLTDPIMVKAGQHTVAAAFVRRTDGPYEDLIRPHDWSFAGGGSGGAGITTLPHVRDLVIRGPLKVTGLSESPSRRKVFSCRPTSQADEKPCARAIVARLGASAYRRPLADREVDAVMQFYDVGRVSGGFEGGVRTTLEALLASPHFIFRLERQPDRVKPGETYRIGDYELASRLSFFLWGTPPDEALLATAGKGLLATPAGLDKVARQMLADPRSKALGERFAAQWLRLQDISKVHPDPNFFPNFDDRVADAMRTETITFFNDLVRRDASALDLYRANYSFMNERLARHYGIAGVSGNQFRRVAYPDDTRRGVLGQGSVLVQTSLANRTSPVLRGKWVMEVLLGTPPPPAPANVPPLENTAESKNGKAVTTRERMEMHRADPQCRSCHLFMDPIGLALDNFDVTGRWRVRENGSPLDTRGDFYDGTPVSTPSQLSAVLLKRPVPLVRMLTENLLAFALGRRAEYYDQPAIRAITRSAEAGEYPVSSLILGVVKSDAFRMSKAEAVPDTAAGRKQ; the protein is encoded by the coding sequence ATGACGGCGGTCAGATTGACAGCGGTGTGCACGGCGGTCTGCGGCGCGATTGTGATCGCGAACGCCGAACATTTAACGGGTGGACGCACCGCCGCGTTGACCGCAGCCGACGGGAAGCGCTTGACGATGAGCGCGCATGCGTCGCGATCTGATGTGCGGGTGCCTGCCACGCCCGACGAAGTCATCCAGGACTACTGCGTCGACTGCCATAACGACGTGACCAAGCCGTCGGGCCTCTCGTTTGAATCATTCAAGGTCGCGGCCACTGAAGCCAACGCGGCGATGGCGGAACGCATGGTGCGCAAGCTGCGCGCGGGCATGATGCCGCCGCCCGGAACACCGCCACCCGACGCGGCGAGCCTCGCCGGACTGATTGGTGCACTTGAGACGCGGCTGGACGCCGGCGCGCTTGCGCGGCCCAATCCCGGGTCGCGAACGTTCCCGCGGTTGAATCGCGTGGAGTACGCCAGGTCGATTCGCGAACTGCTGGACCTGGATGTGGATGCCGGCCAGTGGCTGCCGCTCGACTCGATGAGCGCGAACTTCGACAACATCGCCGACGAGCAGATGTTGTCGGCCACGCTGCTCGAAGCCTTCCTGAACGCGGCAAGCGACATCAGCCGCATGGCGGTGGGTGATCGCAATGCCACCAAGCTCGACCGCACCTACGCCAATACGAGTTATGCCTCGCAGCACCCCTGGGATCACGTCGAAGGTGCGCCGTTTGGCACCCGTGGCGGCCTTGTGGTGCGCCACGTCTTCCCGGCCGACGGAGAGTACGTCTTTGAAGTGAACATGACCGGTGGCAACAACAGCCGGTTCGAAGATATCGATATCTCGATCAACGGCGAACGCGCCGCGCTCGTGAAGTACGAGACGCAGCAGGCCGAGTCCGCTGACGGCCGCGGCGGCGTGCCGATGCTCACCGACCCGATCATGGTGAAAGCGGGGCAGCACACGGTGGCGGCCGCATTTGTGCGCCGCACCGACGGGCCGTATGAAGATCTGATTCGGCCGCACGACTGGTCGTTTGCCGGGGGCGGCTCAGGCGGCGCGGGCATCACGACTCTGCCGCACGTGCGCGATCTCGTGATTCGTGGGCCGCTGAAAGTGACCGGGCTCTCGGAGTCGCCGAGTCGCCGCAAGGTGTTTTCCTGCCGGCCCACCAGTCAGGCCGACGAAAAACCCTGCGCGCGCGCCATCGTCGCCCGCCTGGGCGCGTCGGCGTACCGGCGTCCGCTGGCCGACCGCGAAGTGGACGCGGTGATGCAGTTCTACGACGTCGGCCGCGTCTCGGGTGGCTTCGAAGGCGGCGTGCGCACCACGCTTGAGGCGTTGCTCGCGAGCCCACACTTCATCTTCCGCCTCGAGCGGCAGCCCGACCGCGTGAAGCCGGGCGAGACCTACCGCATTGGCGATTACGAGTTGGCGTCGCGCCTGTCCTTCTTCCTGTGGGGCACGCCGCCTGACGAGGCACTGCTGGCCACGGCCGGCAAGGGTCTGCTGGCCACGCCGGCGGGTCTGGATAAGGTCGCGCGGCAGATGCTGGCTGACCCGCGCTCCAAGGCGCTCGGCGAACGGTTTGCCGCCCAGTGGCTGCGCCTGCAGGACATCAGCAAGGTGCACCCGGACCCGAACTTTTTTCCGAATTTTGATGATCGTGTCGCGGATGCGATGCGCACTGAAACCATCACGTTCTTTAATGACCTGGTGCGTCGCGATGCAAGCGCGCTCGATTTGTACCGCGCCAACTACTCGTTCATGAACGAGCGCCTCGCGCGCCACTACGGCATCGCCGGCGTGTCGGGCAACCAGTTCCGGCGAGTGGCGTACCCGGACGACACGCGGCGCGGCGTGCTCGGACAGGGCAGCGTGCTCGTGCAGACGTCGCTCGCCAACCGCACGTCTCCCGTCTTGCGCGGCAAGTGGGTGATGGAGGTGCTGCTGGGCACGCCGCCGCCGCCCGCGCCCGCCAATGTGCCGCCGCTTGAGAACACCGCGGAGTCGAAAAACGGCAAGGCCGTGACGACCCGTGAGCGCATGGAGATGCACCGTGCTGATCCGCAGTGCCGGTCCTGCCACCTGTTCATGGATCCCATTGGGTTGGCGCTGGACAACTTTGATGTGACCGGCCGCTGGCGCGTGCGCGAGAACGGCAGCCCCCTCGACACCCGCGGCGACTTCTACGACGGCACGCCGGTCTCGACCCCGTCGCAGTTGTCGGCCGTGTTGCTGAAGCGGCCGGTGCCGCTGGTGCGGATGTTGACCGAAAACCTGCTGGCGTTTGCATTGGGACGCCGGGCGGAGTACTACGACCAGCCCGCGATTCGGGCCATCACGCGCAGTGCAGAGGCGGGCGAGTATCCGGTCTCGTCCCTGATTCTGGGCGTGGTCAAGAGTGATGCGTTTCGAATGAGCAAGGCCGAGGCCGTGCCGGACACGGCCGCCGGGCGTAAGCAGTAG
- a CDS encoding cytochrome c, producing MSWLFVRRSLFVFVLASALFTALVTTSNLNAQAAPAGAKTTKGRVYSATQATRGEQTYMSTCVSCHPPSTYKGAVFLNWQGRSLGELLEFLTEKMPKNEPGSLSPKEYTQVVAYLLKLNGMPAGRVDLPADPAALRGITINLLPDKLALVPSLVTDPTR from the coding sequence ATGTCCTGGCTGTTTGTGCGCCGATCGCTCTTTGTGTTCGTCCTGGCGAGCGCCCTCTTTACGGCGCTGGTCACGACGTCGAACCTGAACGCCCAGGCAGCGCCAGCGGGCGCCAAGACGACCAAGGGGCGCGTCTACAGCGCGACCCAGGCGACGCGTGGTGAGCAGACCTACATGAGTACGTGCGTGTCGTGCCATCCACCCAGCACCTACAAAGGCGCCGTGTTCCTCAACTGGCAGGGACGGTCCCTCGGCGAACTTCTTGAGTTCCTGACAGAGAAGATGCCGAAGAATGAACCGGGCAGCCTCTCGCCGAAGGAATACACGCAGGTGGTGGCCTACCTGCTGAAGCTCAACGGCATGCCCGCCGGGCGCGTGGACCTTCCCGCCGATCCCGCCGCGTTGCGCGGCATCACCATCAATCTCCTCCCGGACAAGCTCGCGCTCGTTCCATCACTCGTGACCGACCCGACCCGATAA
- a CDS encoding PQQ-binding-like beta-propeller repeat protein yields the protein MAQPIRITRIAGMALLAAVALGGALTAFDQARATSQPTLVRGNAPGEWRYWGADAWSTRYSPLDQINASNFESLEQAWQWNAGSFSADEYYRTTPLYANGRLFTVAGTRRVATALNPENGETLWMWRLDEGIRWQKAPRQFAGRGLAYWTDGNAERVIVVTPGYHMALIDAKTGLPDPKFGKNGVVDLMDGLGFPLVPLAVDDNGPLVISDAAPYRQAKPGETWDAEKGTGADGTVGIDPNQGQIAASSPAILVGDVIIVGNSSIHGYYPIKLHNLPGYIRGFDVRTGKQLWKFNLIPQKGEFGAETWENGSAPGTPGVGKNDAWATYSADPELGLVYIPVGMPLSDEYGGHRPGDNLFGNAIVALDAKTGQRKWHFQMVHHDIWDYDTPMAPNLMDITVNGRLRKVVAQTTKQGWVYTFDRATGEPIWPMPETPVLQSEVPGEKTARTQPIPSKPAPYSQQGLEEEDLIDYTPELRAAALQLAKKCRMGPYFIPPSLADGKTPNGFECSWYSPGASGGVNIDGGAAVDPETGFLYVASQSGMSTTEVAKDPCSEHNYTQAPHNSCGQLGAAPPPPGYVAPQRGRGAGARGAGAGGRAGGPGPASYATAPPGTSTIAGISILKPRELGGVTAYNMNTGDKAWWVGNGGTFTPTPQASSPDAKLFEGVKLLPQSSSSQPQVITTKTLVIYGTGRRGGPPTADPGLFAVDKATGKQVGMLPIPSKTSAVPMTFMHKGRQYIVYATGSASAASLVAWRLPR from the coding sequence ATGGCACAACCGATTCGAATCACACGCATCGCAGGCATGGCTCTGCTGGCGGCAGTTGCGCTCGGCGGCGCGCTGACGGCCTTCGACCAGGCCAGAGCCACCAGCCAGCCCACACTCGTGCGCGGCAACGCGCCCGGGGAATGGCGGTACTGGGGCGCCGACGCGTGGAGCACGCGGTACTCGCCGCTCGATCAGATCAACGCGTCCAACTTCGAATCGCTCGAACAGGCCTGGCAGTGGAACGCCGGCTCGTTCAGCGCCGATGAGTACTACAGGACCACGCCGTTGTATGCGAACGGGCGGCTCTTCACGGTGGCCGGCACGCGCCGCGTGGCCACCGCGCTCAACCCTGAAAACGGCGAGACGTTGTGGATGTGGCGGCTCGACGAGGGCATCCGCTGGCAGAAGGCGCCACGCCAGTTTGCCGGTCGCGGCCTCGCCTATTGGACCGATGGCAATGCGGAACGCGTGATTGTCGTCACACCCGGGTACCACATGGCGCTGATCGATGCGAAGACCGGCTTGCCGGATCCGAAGTTCGGCAAGAACGGCGTGGTCGATCTGATGGACGGCCTCGGATTCCCGCTCGTGCCACTCGCGGTGGATGACAACGGCCCGCTCGTGATCAGCGACGCGGCCCCGTATCGGCAGGCCAAGCCCGGTGAAACGTGGGATGCCGAAAAGGGCACCGGCGCCGACGGCACGGTCGGCATCGATCCGAATCAGGGACAGATCGCCGCGAGTTCACCGGCCATTCTCGTGGGCGACGTCATCATCGTGGGCAACTCATCCATTCACGGGTACTACCCGATCAAGTTGCACAACCTGCCGGGTTACATCCGCGGCTTCGACGTGCGCACCGGCAAACAACTCTGGAAGTTCAACCTGATTCCGCAGAAGGGCGAGTTCGGCGCCGAGACGTGGGAAAACGGGTCGGCTCCCGGCACACCCGGCGTCGGCAAAAACGACGCATGGGCCACCTATTCGGCGGACCCGGAACTGGGACTGGTCTACATCCCGGTGGGCATGCCGCTCAGCGACGAATACGGCGGCCATCGCCCTGGCGACAACCTCTTCGGCAACGCCATCGTCGCGCTCGACGCCAAGACGGGCCAGCGCAAGTGGCATTTCCAGATGGTGCATCACGACATCTGGGACTACGACACGCCGATGGCGCCGAACCTGATGGACATCACCGTGAACGGCCGGCTCCGCAAGGTGGTGGCGCAGACGACGAAGCAGGGATGGGTGTATACGTTCGATCGCGCGACCGGCGAGCCCATCTGGCCGATGCCGGAAACACCCGTGCTGCAGAGCGAAGTGCCTGGCGAAAAAACTGCGCGCACGCAGCCCATTCCGTCGAAGCCGGCGCCCTATTCGCAGCAGGGTCTGGAAGAAGAGGATCTGATCGACTACACGCCGGAACTCAGGGCGGCCGCACTGCAGCTTGCGAAGAAGTGCCGGATGGGACCGTATTTCATTCCGCCATCGCTTGCCGATGGCAAGACGCCCAACGGGTTTGAGTGTTCGTGGTATTCGCCAGGTGCGTCGGGCGGTGTCAACATCGATGGCGGTGCGGCAGTGGACCCAGAGACGGGCTTCCTCTACGTGGCGTCGCAGTCGGGGATGAGCACCACCGAGGTGGCGAAGGACCCGTGCTCGGAGCACAACTACACCCAGGCGCCACACAACAGCTGCGGCCAGCTCGGTGCGGCGCCGCCGCCGCCGGGATACGTGGCGCCCCAGCGCGGACGCGGCGCCGGCGCGCGTGGCGCCGGGGCCGGCGGTCGTGCCGGCGGCCCAGGACCGGCCAGCTATGCAACCGCGCCTCCGGGCACGTCCACGATCGCGGGCATCTCGATCCTGAAGCCGCGCGAACTGGGCGGCGTGACGGCGTACAACATGAACACGGGCGACAAGGCGTGGTGGGTGGGCAACGGAGGCACGTTCACGCCCACGCCGCAGGCCTCGTCACCTGATGCGAAGCTCTTCGAGGGCGTCAAGCTGCTGCCGCAATCGAGCAGCAGCCAGCCGCAGGTGATCACTACCAAGACGCTGGTGATTTACGGCACCGGCCGCCGCGGCGGCCCACCAACCGCAGACCCGGGCTTGTTCGCCGTCGACAAGGCGACCGGCAAACAGGTGGGCATGTTGCCGATTCCCAGCAAGACCAGCGCCGTGCCGATGACCTTCATGCACAAAGGGCGTCAGTACATCGTCTACGCAACGGGATCAGCGTCGGCTGCGTCACTCGTCGCCTGGAGGTTGCCAAGATAA
- a CDS encoding DUF1552 domain-containing protein → MAYLTGKHMARRTFLRGAGATVALPFLDAMVPAGWSASARAAAPTHTRLVCIEEVHGLAGCNGIGAGKFLFAPEKVGRDYTLVPDNPLSTLDAFRDYTTIVSNTDVRMAEAFNAPEIGGDHFRSSAVFLTQAHPKQTQGSDIWAGTSLDQMYAKKFGQTTPMPSMQFCIENLDQAGGCTYNYSCAYTDSISWASPNEPLPMIRDPRVAFDMLFGSGGTTAARAERRMTRRSILDWVHGEVSTMRATLGPADRQRLDRYMEHISEIERRIRMVEAHNTSGESRELPDAPAGVPDSFSEHMKLMFDLQVLALETDMTRVIAFKTGRDAQNRVFPESGSTQPFHPASHHGNTEARVLEFNKICKYRVSQMAYFLDRMKNTVEGDSNLLDKTLIIWGSPMADPNVHNHRRCPLVLFGHGNGQLKGGVHLKAEDGTPMANVMLTLMQNLGMDATHFGDSTAPFSLA, encoded by the coding sequence ATGGCGTATCTCACCGGTAAACACATGGCTCGGCGCACCTTTCTGCGGGGCGCTGGCGCCACCGTGGCCCTCCCCTTCCTCGACGCGATGGTGCCGGCCGGCTGGAGCGCCAGTGCGCGCGCTGCAGCGCCGACGCACACGCGTCTTGTCTGTATTGAGGAAGTGCATGGCCTGGCCGGGTGTAACGGCATCGGCGCCGGCAAGTTCCTTTTTGCGCCTGAGAAGGTGGGACGCGACTACACGCTCGTGCCCGACAATCCGCTCAGCACGCTCGACGCCTTCCGCGACTACACCACCATCGTCTCCAACACCGACGTGCGGATGGCCGAGGCGTTCAACGCCCCGGAAATCGGCGGCGACCACTTCCGATCGAGCGCGGTGTTCCTGACCCAGGCGCACCCGAAACAGACGCAGGGCTCGGATATCTGGGCCGGCACGTCGCTCGACCAGATGTACGCCAAGAAGTTCGGCCAGACCACACCGATGCCGTCGATGCAGTTCTGCATCGAGAATCTGGATCAGGCCGGTGGCTGCACCTACAACTACTCGTGCGCCTACACCGACTCGATCAGCTGGGCCTCGCCCAACGAGCCGCTGCCGATGATTCGCGATCCGCGCGTGGCGTTCGACATGTTGTTTGGATCGGGCGGCACCACGGCGGCCCGCGCCGAGCGGCGCATGACGCGGCGCAGCATCCTCGACTGGGTGCATGGGGAAGTGTCGACGATGCGGGCCACGCTGGGACCGGCCGACCGCCAGCGCCTGGATCGCTACATGGAGCACATCAGCGAAATCGAGCGCCGCATCCGTATGGTGGAAGCGCACAACACGAGCGGTGAATCGCGCGAGTTGCCGGACGCACCGGCGGGCGTGCCCGACTCGTTCTCCGAGCACATGAAGTTGATGTTCGACCTGCAGGTGCTGGCCCTTGAGACGGACATGACGCGCGTGATCGCGTTCAAGACCGGCCGCGACGCGCAGAACCGCGTGTTCCCGGAAAGCGGATCCACTCAGCCCTTCCACCCGGCGTCGCACCACGGCAACACCGAGGCGCGGGTGCTGGAGTTCAACAAGATCTGCAAGTACCGCGTCAGCCAGATGGCTTACTTCCTCGACCGCATGAAGAACACCGTCGAGGGCGACAGCAACCTGCTGGACAAGACATTGATCATCTGGGGTTCGCCAATGGCCGATCCCAACGTGCACAATCACCGGCGGTGCCCGCTGGTGTTGTTCGGGCACGGCAACGGCCAGCTCAAGGGTGGCGTGCACCTGAAGGCTGAAGATGGCACGCCGATGGCCAACGTGATGCTCACGCTGATGCAGAACCTGGGTATGGACGCGACCCACTTCGGCGACAGCACGGCACCGTTCTCACTGGCGTAA
- a CDS encoding HupE/UreJ family protein yields MRVSRTHQQALWRIGLVCALVAAVWASSSLTVSAHEIPADVTIRVLVKPEGQTLRLLVRAPLESMRDVIFPTREPGFLELTAAERAVRIAAELWIANGVRVWEEGQPLARPVMTAVQVSLPSDRSFDTWEQALAHVTGAPLPADTQLLWTQAQLDVLLEFPVKSDASRFAIETDFARLGVRTRSVVRFLPPGGAVRVFEYMGDAGVLDLDPRWFQAARRFVVSGVEHILGGVDHLLFLLCLVVPVIHGARPVLDVARPALDVARPALDVARPVPQGRGTLKPLVLMATAFTVAHSITLIAAAFEFVPSGLWFPPLVETLIALSIVWMALENIVGVSQMRRRWALTFAFGLVHGFGFSFALRETLQFGGSHFVTSLVAFNVGVEIGQVLALLVIVPALSLLFRYVVPERIGGILISALVAHEAWHWMMARGATLFEHEFPFTQREITSAALRAAIVIWLAAWGYWYAKRRKLAK; encoded by the coding sequence GTGAGAGTTTCGCGCACGCATCAACAGGCGCTCTGGCGCATCGGACTCGTGTGCGCGCTGGTGGCGGCGGTCTGGGCTTCGTCGAGCCTCACTGTCTCCGCTCACGAAATTCCCGCCGACGTGACGATTCGCGTGCTCGTGAAGCCTGAAGGGCAGACCCTTCGGCTCCTCGTGCGCGCGCCCCTCGAGTCCATGCGGGATGTGATCTTCCCGACCCGTGAGCCGGGGTTTCTGGAACTGACAGCCGCCGAGCGCGCGGTTCGCATCGCTGCGGAGTTGTGGATCGCCAATGGGGTGCGCGTGTGGGAGGAAGGCCAGCCACTCGCGCGGCCCGTGATGACCGCCGTGCAGGTGTCGCTGCCGTCTGATCGATCGTTCGACACCTGGGAGCAGGCCCTCGCGCACGTGACGGGCGCGCCACTCCCGGCCGACACCCAGTTGCTCTGGACACAGGCGCAACTCGATGTCCTCCTCGAGTTTCCGGTGAAGTCGGACGCCTCTCGGTTTGCGATCGAGACCGACTTCGCCAGGCTCGGCGTACGGACGCGGAGTGTGGTCCGGTTCCTGCCCCCAGGTGGTGCCGTCAGGGTGTTCGAGTACATGGGTGATGCCGGCGTGCTGGATCTGGACCCGCGCTGGTTCCAGGCCGCGCGCCGCTTCGTGGTTTCTGGCGTCGAGCACATCTTGGGTGGCGTAGACCATCTTCTCTTCCTGCTGTGCCTGGTCGTGCCGGTGATCCACGGCGCGCGGCCTGTCCTGGACGTAGCTCGGCCTGCCCTGGACGTAGCTCGGCCTGCCCTGGACGTAGCTCGGCCTGTTCCTCAAGGCCGAGGCACCCTGAAGCCGCTCGTGCTGATGGCCACCGCGTTCACTGTGGCGCATTCGATCACACTTATCGCGGCGGCGTTTGAGTTCGTCCCAAGCGGTCTGTGGTTTCCGCCGCTGGTGGAAACCCTGATCGCGCTCTCAATTGTGTGGATGGCGCTTGAGAATATCGTCGGCGTCTCCCAGATGCGGCGCCGCTGGGCGCTGACGTTCGCGTTCGGATTGGTCCACGGATTCGGATTTTCGTTTGCGCTGCGAGAGACGCTGCAGTTTGGCGGCAGCCATTTCGTCACCTCTCTCGTGGCGTTCAACGTGGGCGTGGAAATCGGCCAGGTCCTGGCGCTGCTGGTGATCGTGCCGGCGCTCTCCCTACTGTTCCGCTATGTCGTCCCGGAACGCATCGGCGGCATCCTGATATCGGCGCTCGTCGCGCACGAGGCCTGGCACTGGATGATGGCGCGCGGTGCCACGCTGTTCGAACACGAATTCCCATTCACTCAGCGCGAAATCACTTCAGCGGCCCTGAGGGCGGCGATTGTCATCTGGCTCGCCGCATGGGGCTACTGGTACGCGAAGCGCCGAAAACTAGCCAAATAG
- a CDS encoding creatininase family protein codes for MRKPALLLCVLLSLILAPSLRGLAQRPDGLPATGPGGRPPDTVFLEDLTWAEVRDLVKAGTTTVIIGTAGTEQKGPHMVDGEHKFVMQFAADKIARALGRTLVAPVVTYVPEGSWENPGGHMGKPGTITLPEDRFIELLVSAGRSLKAGGFTTVLFLGESGGNRNGMRTAATRLNELWKDTARAFWIDDYYTKSHADQNKHITDTMGIPADQIGGHANLLDTSEMLFVDPKHVRRNKIAPGGGYPNSGVSGDPTRSSAALGKVFIQMKVDNAVAQIKGLMAGTLQPAEPPAARGGGGGGRGGGAAGGGRGAAAGGGRGEGRAGAAATEPAGPRLPTAKTAPAGISPSQAPDTVFIDELTWEETRDAINAGKTTVIIPTGGTEKNGYHMVLGKHNYIVAHSANLMARRLGNALVAPPIQYVPEGNPDRVPPGAISLPSPAYDQLLDAAARSLKAHGFTHILFIGDSGGNQAGMTAVATTLTEEWKAENIRVLSLTDYYETGREHYRAWMLAQFGYTDAIIGSHAGISDTSQMLHVRPAGVRKEQVKPWGGATDSGVSGDPTKATAEIGRLGIEFKVNAAIAQYRAAIAPPRAGRGGGTGSR; via the coding sequence GTGAGAAAGCCGGCCCTGCTGTTGTGTGTGCTCCTCTCGCTGATACTGGCCCCGAGCCTGAGGGGGCTGGCGCAGAGGCCCGATGGGCTGCCCGCGACCGGTCCCGGCGGCCGCCCGCCAGACACCGTTTTCCTTGAGGACCTCACGTGGGCCGAGGTCCGCGACCTGGTCAAAGCCGGCACCACGACGGTGATTATCGGGACCGCGGGCACCGAACAAAAAGGCCCCCACATGGTGGACGGCGAGCACAAGTTCGTCATGCAGTTTGCCGCAGACAAGATCGCCCGGGCCCTGGGCCGCACCCTGGTCGCGCCGGTCGTGACCTACGTCCCTGAGGGCAGTTGGGAAAACCCGGGCGGGCACATGGGCAAGCCGGGCACCATCACGCTGCCGGAAGACCGATTCATCGAACTGCTGGTCAGCGCGGGGCGCAGCCTGAAGGCCGGCGGGTTCACCACCGTCCTGTTCCTGGGAGAGTCGGGCGGCAACCGCAACGGCATGCGGACCGCCGCCACCCGCCTGAATGAATTGTGGAAAGACACGGCCCGCGCCTTCTGGATTGACGACTACTACACGAAGTCACACGCGGACCAGAACAAACACATCACCGACACCATGGGCATTCCCGCTGATCAGATTGGCGGCCACGCGAACCTGCTCGACACGTCAGAGATGTTGTTTGTGGATCCGAAACATGTGCGCCGCAACAAAATCGCGCCCGGCGGCGGCTACCCGAATTCCGGGGTGAGCGGTGACCCCACACGGTCGAGCGCGGCCCTGGGCAAGGTCTTCATCCAGATGAAGGTCGACAACGCCGTCGCGCAGATCAAAGGACTGATGGCCGGGACCCTCCAGCCGGCCGAACCACCTGCAGCGCGCGGCGGGGGTGGTGGCGGCCGGGGCGGCGGCGCGGCTGGTGGCGGCCGAGGCGCTGCCGCCGGGGGCGGCCGCGGCGAAGGGCGCGCAGGCGCAGCGGCGACCGAGCCGGCCGGTCCTCGTCTGCCGACCGCGAAGACCGCGCCGGCGGGCATTTCACCGTCTCAGGCGCCCGACACCGTCTTCATTGATGAACTGACGTGGGAGGAAACCCGCGACGCGATCAATGCCGGCAAGACCACGGTCATTATCCCGACCGGCGGCACCGAAAAGAACGGGTACCACATGGTGCTCGGCAAACATAACTACATCGTCGCGCACTCGGCGAACCTGATGGCGCGCCGGCTTGGGAACGCCCTGGTCGCGCCGCCGATTCAATATGTGCCCGAAGGCAATCCCGACCGCGTGCCACCCGGGGCAATCTCATTGCCCTCTCCCGCGTACGATCAGTTGCTCGACGCGGCCGCACGCAGCCTCAAGGCGCATGGCTTTACGCACATCCTCTTTATCGGTGACAGCGGCGGCAATCAGGCAGGCATGACTGCCGTGGCGACCACCCTGACCGAAGAGTGGAAGGCCGAGAATATCCGTGTGCTGTCGCTCACGGACTATTACGAAACGGGACGCGAGCACTACCGCGCGTGGATGCTCGCACAGTTCGGCTACACCGACGCCATCATCGGCAGCCACGCCGGGATCAGCGATACGTCGCAGATGCTGCACGTGCGGCCCGCGGGGGTTCGCAAGGAGCAGGTCAAGCCGTGGGGCGGGGCCACAGATTCGGGCGTGTCGGGTGACCCGACAAAAGCCACGGCCGAAATCGGCCGCCTCGGGATTGAGTTCAAGGTCAATGCGGCGATCGCCCAGTATCGCGCGGCGATCGCACCTCCGCGCGCGGGCCGCGGTGGTGGAACGGGGTCGCGCTGA